In Paenibacillus stellifer, the DNA window CATATCTCTCGCCCTTACGGTTATCAATCATTTTTATAAACATTGCCAATCCATATAAGTGCTCTTTAAAACCTGAGAGTTTGTTTTTCTTTTTTCTCTTTAAATGCTCGTTTACGCCGAACTTTTTGCAGTAATAAATTTGTTGTCTTAGCTCTCTCTCGACTTCTCTAGGTACCCGGGCCTTGTTGTTAACGACTAGTCCAGTAACAATTTGACGTTCTTGCTGTTTTTGGACTCTAACTTTTTTGTAGTTGATCTTGAAGCCCTCGCTGTCCAAAATTATCTTAATCAACGGTAGCCGAGGGACGATACTCGAACCTGTACCGGATAATGTAATGTCATCCGCGTATCTAGAATAGTTCGCATCGTACTTTGAAGCGAGCGAGGATAATCTCTTGTCAAGCCGGAGACATACGATGTTGGACAAGTACGGACTCGTCGGCGCACCTTGGGGAAGGAAATTGTGAACGGTGCATAATCTCGCAAGATAATAAGAAACTTCGCTCGTATAACCGTAATAATAAAACACTCGATATATGGACTCAAAGCGAATGGAGGGGAAAAAATTTCGGATATCGAGATTCATCACACATGCTTTATTCTCATGAATCCGTGCGTTTTCAAGAATGGACTTCTCTTTCATGAATCCCGTACAATATGGCGATACCTTGATATTGTACAAGATTTCATCCAAAATCCATCTTTGAATTTCTTTCAATTTCAGCGAAGGTATGTATAACTCACGGGTATCACCGTTTTTTTTTGGAATATTCCTGATTGTATATTGATTTTCAATACTTTTCACAAGCACTGTGAGTTCTTTCACTTCCATACCGAACAACATGGACAAATGAATTTTATCGAAAATGACTGGCAGACGATTGGCAATCAGTCTTTTCGAATAATCTAAGCATAGACCAATATATGCATCATCAAATCCATTATCATACAGCTTTTGTTTGAGCTCATCTAAAAAAGTATTCTGCATATAATATGTCCTCATAAAATTAGTTGCCGAGATATTTCCACAAAGAGTTCAACTGTTATTGAAATCATTACGGCACTTTTTATTATAACTAGAAGATAGTGACTTTGATATCAGACGGCGACTCGCCATCCCTGTAGGTTCTGGAAATATCTCGGCTATTATTTATAACCCTTGAACTTCATATTAAAATTCAAAGGGATATATACGAACTTGGAAGGATGGGTAATATTCAGCAATACAGTACTTTCGTTGTATAACGAATAAATATCCGCTTCCGACAAACCGACTGTATTCAAATACTCCATCCCATGTTTCGATAAACTAGGGAACTGACTTTCACTATACTCAAGATAACCATTGTTAACAAGAGCCTGAATTATGTCCAAGACCTGCTCGTATGTCATGCCTAACATATGGACAAGCTCGGTCAAAAGAAATTGTTCACGTACAGTATTGGTATAAATGAGAATGAGCTCGTCCTTCAATTTCATGAATTCAAGTACCTCACCCTTTCGAGAGCTACGTTTTTGGCTGCATTTTTCTTCTCTTTGCTATTAGGCTTCAGATGTTTCTTACGCGGGAATATTCCTTTCCATTGGCTGTCCTCATGCCAGAACGAGCTCAACGTATTGTTAGGCGTATTATGATAAAAAGCCATTAGTGCTTCAGATTCACTGTAGCCCAAAGGATAAGCAGATCGAATAATACTTCTCTCGAATGTCCTAATTTTTTCTTTGTTGTTATCACAACAAGTTGCATCGTATACATGATCGGCTTTGAACGCCTTTTGATGATCGTTATTCTTAATCAGGCAGAACCGTATGTTATAGTTCCGACAGAATGCATTGATTCGTGTTACCCCTTCCTCACAAGCTTCAAGTACGATTAAATAGATCGTGATGTCAGTTAGTTTTATAAACTGGTTATCCGGAAAAGAAGATACGAATTTCTTCAGAAACTTTTCCATTGTTTCCCCAGTCCCAATCATATCATCGATAAAAATATAATTCGATACTTGCGTCAAATGAAACTTTTCTAAGATTTCGTCGATTTGAGCATTTAACGAATACTCTTGCTTTTTCA includes these proteins:
- a CDS encoding reverse transcriptase family protein; the protein is MQNTFLDELKQKLYDNGFDDAYIGLCLDYSKRLIANRLPVIFDKIHLSMLFGMEVKELTVLVKSIENQYTIRNIPKKNGDTRELYIPSLKLKEIQRWILDEILYNIKVSPYCTGFMKEKSILENARIHENKACVMNLDIRNFFPSIRFESIYRVFYYYGYTSEVSYYLARLCTVHNFLPQGAPTSPYLSNIVCLRLDKRLSSLASKYDANYSRYADDITLSGTGSSIVPRLPLIKIILDSEGFKINYKKVRVQKQQERQIVTGLVVNNKARVPREVERELRQQIYYCKKFGVNEHLKRKKKNKLSGFKEHLYGLAMFIKMIDNRKGERYVSDLNEISWDY
- a CDS encoding phosphoribosyltransferase-like protein — translated: MSKITVMNQIPQIRDSICDKWEIGCSQERQNIENKIRAWIEPVQSDEIVDLLLELLQHFVYYDSYQVTKQFNKLYRHDLLSQFSSEEQLLLDSRFFPVTKDNRKTSSHEIYYSNFTMKLSKNVCLSDVFTFFEKQQWQLPEFENKIMAFDRAKRQKDKLLSLKTNTSDISDQKSIKKKIDKLKKQEYSLNAQIDEILEKFHLTQVSNYIFIDDMIGTGETMEKFLKKFVSSFPDNQFIKLTDITIYLIVLEACEEGVTRINAFCRNYNIRFCLIKNNDHQKAFKADHVYDATCCDNNKEKIRTFERSIIRSAYPLGYSESEALMAFYHNTPNNTLSSFWHEDSQWKGIFPRKKHLKPNSKEKKNAAKNVALERVRYLNS